A window of the Procambarus clarkii isolate CNS0578487 chromosome 19, FALCON_Pclarkii_2.0, whole genome shotgun sequence genome harbors these coding sequences:
- the LOC138366315 gene encoding salivary glue protein Sgs-3-like, translating to MYKASTPTSKPYSLSVSHLVIKPTIHNKATLNQPNDLIHLTKTQASKPGKTTHKSQPRRAATLQEADATVSQHSSPNYPTTVNTPVNQTAGPQSTSQVACSSVVVWEGDGTASLCGHLPQTTPATATPATVTPATATPATATPATVTPATATPATATPATVTPATATPATVTPATATPATATPATATPATVTPATATPATATPATVTPATATPATPTPATATPATPTPATATPATATPATVTPATATPATATPATPTPATATPATPTPATATPATATPATATPATATPATPTH from the exons ATGTACAAAGCCAGTACACCAACCAGTAAGCCATATAGCCTGTCCGTCAGCCATCTAGTTATTAAGCCAACCATCCACAATAAAGCCACACTCAATCAACCCAACGACCTCATTCATTTAACCAAGACACAAGCCAGTAAGCCAGGCAAGACCACACACAAAAGCCAGCCTAGAAGAGCAGCAACACTGCAGGAGGCAGACGCAACAGTTAGTCAACATTCCAGCCCAAACTACCCCACGACAGTCAACACGCCTGTCAACCAGACAGCTGGCCCGCAGTCAACCAGTCAGGTGGCCTGCAG TtctgtggtagtgtgggagggtgatGGTACAGCCagtctctgtggccacctgcctcagacaacacccgcCACAGCAACACCCGCCACAGTAACACCCGCCACAGCAACACCCGCCACAGCAACACCTGCCACAGTAACACCCGCCACAGCAACACCTGCCACAGCAACACCTGCCACAGTAACACCCGCCACAGCAACACCCGCCACAGTAACACCCGCCACAGCAACACCCGCCACAGCAACACCCGCCACAGCAACACCTGCCACAGTAACACCCGCCACAGCAACACCTGCCACAGCAACACCTGCCACAGTAACACCCGCCAcagcaacacctgccacaccaacacccgccacagcaacacctgccacaccaacACCCGCCACAGCAACACCCGCCACAGCAACACCCGCCACAGTAACACCCGCCACAGCAACACCCGCCAcagcaacacctgccacaccaacacccgccacagcaacacctgccacaccaacACCCGCCACAGCAACACCCGCCACAGCAACACCCGCCACAGCAACACCCGCCACAGCAACACCCGCCACACCAACACATTAA